One Candidatus Blochmannia vicinus DNA window includes the following coding sequences:
- the trpS gene encoding tryptophan--tRNA ligase produces MNKPIVFSGAQPSGQLTIGNYIGAIRQWVKMQHDYQCIYCIVDLHSATNCSNLHQLNKASLDTLALYLACGIDPNNSTIFLQSHVPEHSQLNWLLNCHTYFGELHRMNQFKEKLAQQKESINIGLFNYPVLMASDILLYQTNLVPVGSDQKQHLELTRNIAKRFNYKYGAIFAIPEIFIPTYGSRIMSLSEPNKKMSKSDYNSNNIITLLDDINTVSEKIKRAVTDTDNPPTIKYDPINKPGISNLLEILSGINEQPIKYLEKLFKKKTYFYLKNEIIQSISSMLIKLQNRYYTERINEDKLRYILHMGAKKAQKQANTTLKKVHKAMGFTQQY; encoded by the coding sequence ATAAACAAACCGATTGTGTTTAGTGGAGCTCAACCATCAGGTCAACTTACTATTGGAAACTACATCGGTGCAATACGTCAATGGGTAAAAATGCAACATGATTACCAATGCATATATTGCATAGTAGATTTACATTCAGCTACAAATTGCAGTAATTTACATCAGTTAAATAAAGCATCATTAGATACACTAGCTTTATATTTAGCATGTGGGATTGACCCAAATAATAGTACTATATTTCTTCAGTCCCATGTTCCAGAACATAGTCAATTAAACTGGTTATTAAATTGTCATACATATTTCGGAGAACTACATCGTATGAATCAATTCAAAGAAAAATTGGCACAACAAAAAGAAAGTATTAATATCGGTTTATTTAACTATCCAGTACTAATGGCATCAGACATTCTATTATATCAAACTAATTTAGTTCCAGTAGGATCAGATCAAAAACAACATTTAGAATTAACACGTAATATCGCTAAACGTTTTAATTATAAGTATGGCGCAATTTTTGCGATTCCAGAAATATTTATTCCTACATATGGCTCTCGTATCATGTCTTTATCAGAGCCAAATAAAAAAATGTCCAAATCAGATTATAATTCTAATAACATTATTACTCTTTTAGACGATATTAATACAGTATCAGAAAAAATTAAACGTGCTGTTACTGATACTGATAACCCCCCAACGATTAAATATGATCCTATTAACAAACCTGGTATTTCTAATTTACTAGAGATTCTTTCTGGAATAAATGAACAACCAATAAAATATTTAGAAAAACTATTTAAAAAGAAAACATATTTTTATTTAAAAAACGAAATTATTCAATCAATATCATCGATGTTGATAAAACTACAAAATCGTTATTACACTGAACGTATTAATGAAGATAAATTACGCTATATATTGCACATGGGAGCAAAAAAAGCACAAAAACAAGCTAATACTACCTTAAAAAAGGTACATAAAGCGATGGGATTTACTCAACAATATTAA
- the rpsL gene encoding 30S ribosomal protein S12, giving the protein MTTINQLVRKARTAKTFKSNVPALESCPQKRGVCMRVYTTTPKKPNSALRKVCRVRLTNGLEVTSYIGGEGHNLQEHASILIRGGRVKDLPGVRYHVIRGTLDCAGVNSRKKSRSKYGTKKPK; this is encoded by the coding sequence ATGACAACAATTAATCAACTTGTTCGTAAGGCGCGAACTGCAAAAACTTTTAAAAGTAACGTGCCAGCATTAGAATCTTGTCCACAAAAAAGAGGTGTATGTATGCGCGTATACACTACTACCCCAAAAAAACCAAATTCTGCATTACGAAAAGTATGTCGTGTTCGCTTGACTAATGGATTAGAAGTAACTTCCTATATTGGAGGAGAAGGCCATAATTTACAGGAACATGCTTCAATTTTAATTCGAGGTGGACGTGTTAAAGACCTACCCGGCGTCCGATATCATGTTATCCGTGGAACTCTTGACTGCGCAGGAGTTAACTCTCGTAAGAAAAGTCGTTCTAAATATGGAACAAAAAAACCAAAATAA
- a CDS encoding YhgN family NAAT transporter, whose product MNEMISATVLLFLIMDPIGNLPIFMSILKGLEPKRRQIIIIREMVIALLLMLGFLFVGEHILIFLNLHTETVSISGGIVLFLIAIKMIFPSEEGNSTGVSEGEEPFLVPLAIPLVAGPSILATLLLLSHQYPQQIDLLILALIIAWGLSMLILMLSNIFSRLLGSKGISALERLMGLLLVMISTQMLLDGIHSYLCT is encoded by the coding sequence ATGAATGAAATGATATCAGCTACAGTTTTGTTATTTTTAATTATGGATCCTATTGGAAATTTACCAATTTTTATGTCGATATTAAAAGGTTTAGAACCAAAACGGCGCCAAATTATAATAATTCGAGAAATGGTGATTGCTTTATTATTAATGTTAGGATTTTTATTTGTTGGAGAACACATTTTAATTTTTCTTAATTTGCATACAGAAACAGTTTCTATTTCTGGCGGTATTGTTTTATTTTTAATTGCCATAAAAATGATATTTCCTTCAGAAGAGGGAAATAGTACGGGTGTTTCAGAGGGAGAAGAACCTTTTTTAGTTCCGCTTGCTATTCCTTTGGTTGCGGGTCCTTCGATTTTAGCAACCTTATTACTACTATCTCACCAATATCCTCAGCAAATTGATTTGTTAATTTTAGCATTGATTATTGCCTGGGGGTTATCCATGTTAATTTTGATGTTATCTAATATATTTTCTCGTTTATTAGGAAGTAAAGGTATCAGTGCTTTGGAGAGATTAATGGGCTTGTTGTTAGTAATGATTTCTACTCAAATGTTGCTTGATGGAATACATAGTTATTTATGTACATGA
- the aroK gene encoding shikimate kinase AroK: MLKKHNIFLIGPMGAGKSTIGRQLANQLNMKFFDSDQAIETRTGANISWVFDVEGEIRFRDREEKIIDELTKKQGIILATGGGSIKSSITRNNLATRGLVIYLETTIEKQLIRTQHDKRRPLLRSSSMSGNIRELLEILSKERNPLYEEIADIKISTDEQNIRTVVGKIISFRNQNAI; the protein is encoded by the coding sequence ATACTAAAAAAACATAATATTTTTTTAATTGGACCTATGGGGGCTGGAAAAAGCACTATTGGGCGTCAATTAGCAAACCAACTAAATATGAAATTCTTTGATTCTGATCAAGCAATCGAAACTCGCACTGGGGCAAATATTAGTTGGGTTTTTGATGTGGAGGGAGAAATTAGGTTCCGTGATCGTGAAGAAAAAATTATCGATGAACTAACAAAAAAACAGGGAATAATATTAGCTACTGGAGGTGGTTCTATTAAATCTAGCATAACACGAAATAATCTTGCTACCCGTGGGCTAGTAATATATTTAGAAACAACTATTGAAAAACAATTAATTCGAACACAACATGATAAGAGACGCCCATTGCTAAGATCATCATCAATGTCAGGAAATATTCGAGAATTGTTAGAAATATTATCTAAAGAACGAAACCCGCTATACGAAGAAATCGCCGATATAAAAATTTCCACTGACGAACAAAACATCAGAACTGTCGTTGGTAAAATTATTAGTTTTCGTAACCAGAATGCTATATAA
- the rpsG gene encoding 30S ribosomal protein S7: MPRRRVVIKRNILPDPKFGSDLLAKFINLLMLNGKKSIAETIVYSALDILFKRSNKDCLETFEIAINNVRPIVEVKSRRVGGSTYQVPVEVRLIRRNTLAMRWIIEAARKRNDHSMELRLANEFLDAIEGKGHAIKKREEIHRIAESNKAFAHYRW; this comes from the coding sequence ATGCCACGCCGTCGCGTTGTTATAAAACGAAATATTCTCCCAGATCCAAAATTTGGATCTGATCTATTAGCAAAATTTATCAATCTATTAATGTTAAACGGGAAAAAATCTATTGCAGAAACAATAGTATATTCCGCGTTAGATATTCTATTCAAACGATCTAATAAAGATTGTTTAGAAACATTCGAAATAGCTATAAATAATGTACGTCCAATTGTAGAAGTAAAATCTAGGCGTGTTGGAGGTTCTACCTATCAAGTACCAGTAGAAGTTCGTCTTATACGTAGAAATACCTTAGCAATGAGGTGGATTATTGAAGCTGCTCGTAAAAGAAATGATCACTCTATGGAGTTACGTTTAGCAAATGAATTTTTAGATGCTATAGAAGGCAAAGGACACGCTATTAAAAAACGTGAAGAAATACATCGTATCGCAGAATCCAATAAGGCTTTTGCTCATTATCGTTGGTAA
- a CDS encoding NfuA family Fe-S biogenesis protein, which translates to MINVTSAAQEHFVRILKNKTPGTQIRVFVVDPGTVNAECGICFCSPEEFKSSDVIIEFELFSIYVDRSCTYLLKDARIDIIVNELGHQLTIKAPNVTKKYNDTEESMNSDSLEDQVRHVLQFRINPQLEMHGGSVSLVHITKDLLAVIKFYGGCNGCAMASYTIKEGIETTLKNLFPELKGVLDITQHKHDIHSYY; encoded by the coding sequence ATGATTAATGTAACTTCTGCCGCGCAAGAACATTTTGTTAGAATTTTAAAGAACAAAACCCCAGGGACTCAGATACGAGTATTTGTAGTTGATCCAGGCACTGTTAATGCAGAATGTGGTATTTGTTTTTGTTCACCAGAAGAATTCAAGTCCAGTGATGTTATCATTGAATTTGAATTGTTTTCTATATATGTAGATCGATCGTGTACTTATTTACTTAAAGATGCACGAATCGATATTATAGTTAATGAATTAGGCCATCAGCTTACTATTAAGGCCCCTAATGTTACTAAAAAATATAATGATACAGAAGAAAGTATGAACAGTGATTCGTTAGAGGATCAAGTAAGACATGTATTACAATTTCGAATTAATCCGCAGTTAGAGATGCATGGCGGTAGCGTATCTTTAGTGCATATTACTAAAGATTTGTTAGCTGTTATTAAATTTTATGGCGGATGCAATGGATGCGCGATGGCTAGCTATACTATAAAAGAAGGTATAGAAACTACTCTAAAGAACTTATTTCCAGAATTAAAAGGAGTGCTAGATATTACTCAACATAAACATGATATACATTCTTATTATTAA
- the rpe gene encoding ribulose-phosphate 3-epimerase, which translates to MKHFLIAPSILSANFAKLGEDITDVISAGADLLHFDVMDNHYVPNLSIGSMVLQSLRNYGISIPIDVHLMAKPIDGLISDFASVGATYISFHPETTKHIDRSLQLIKEHGCKAGLVFNPSTTLSCLEYVIHKIDMITLMSVNPGFSGQSFIPIILKKISQTRKLIENSNYNINLAVDGGINIKNIRSILEAGANTFIMGSAIFGSPNYYDTIHMIRSVLSN; encoded by the coding sequence ATGAAACACTTTTTAATAGCTCCATCTATTTTATCAGCTAATTTTGCCAAATTAGGAGAAGATATAACTGATGTCATATCCGCCGGCGCAGATTTGTTACATTTTGATGTTATGGATAATCATTATGTTCCTAATCTAAGCATAGGATCCATGGTATTACAATCATTACGTAATTATGGAATTAGTATCCCTATTGACGTCCATCTAATGGCGAAGCCAATAGATGGACTAATATCAGATTTTGCTTCTGTTGGAGCAACATATATCAGTTTTCATCCAGAAACAACAAAACATATTGATCGATCATTGCAATTAATTAAAGAACACGGATGTAAAGCAGGATTAGTTTTTAATCCTAGCACTACTCTCAGTTGTTTAGAATATGTAATTCATAAAATTGATATGATTACATTAATGTCAGTAAATCCTGGATTTAGCGGACAATCATTTATCCCTATTATTTTAAAAAAAATAAGTCAAACACGAAAATTAATAGAAAATTCTAACTATAATATTAATTTAGCAGTGGATGGAGGAATTAATATAAAAAATATACGTTCAATTTTAGAAGCTGGCGCAAACACATTCATTATGGGATCAGCTATCTTTGGGTCTCCAAATTACTACGACACCATACACATGATTCGCTCTGTTCTATCAAATTAA
- the aroB gene encoding 3-dehydroquinate synthase, with product MEKIIIKLHKRSYPVVISDKLFNHFSSLWSLHAGDKVVLITNDRVAPIYLNILCNLLTHAGIVTDQLILPDGEQNKTLITLNKIFTKLLTQNYDRSTILIALGGGVIGDITGFAAATYQRGIRFIQVPTTLLAQVDASIGGKTGVNHVLGKNMIGAFHQPNAVIINLDVLSTLTVKEFSSGLAEIIKYAVALDSDFFNWLESNLENLLILNISSLMYCIRRCCELKASIVSIDEYDQGIRSSLNLGHTYGHAIESYLNYKKWSHGEAVAAGIMIATNTALRLKQLNYSAAERIKQLLIRAGLPIHGPKEMTPNNYLRYMTRDKKSISGQLNLVLPVSIGCVKTISNVNHKLVSLSIEDTYS from the coding sequence ATGGAAAAAATTATCATAAAGTTACATAAACGAAGCTATCCAGTTGTCATATCAGATAAATTATTTAATCATTTCTCATCTCTTTGGTCGCTACATGCTGGTGATAAAGTAGTACTAATCACCAATGATCGAGTAGCGCCAATTTACTTAAATATATTATGTAATTTACTCACTCATGCAGGTATTGTCACTGACCAACTAATTTTACCAGATGGAGAACAAAATAAAACTTTAATAACACTGAATAAAATATTCACTAAATTATTAACGCAAAATTACGATCGCAGTACGATACTTATCGCACTTGGTGGTGGTGTTATTGGAGATATCACTGGATTTGCAGCTGCAACATACCAGCGTGGGATACGTTTTATTCAAGTCCCAACAACATTGCTTGCACAAGTAGACGCATCTATTGGCGGAAAAACTGGTGTCAACCATGTGCTTGGGAAAAATATGATTGGAGCCTTTCATCAACCTAATGCTGTTATTATCAATTTAGATGTCTTAAGTACATTAACTGTAAAAGAGTTTTCTTCTGGATTAGCTGAAATAATTAAGTATGCTGTTGCTCTGGATTCTGATTTTTTTAATTGGTTGGAATCTAATTTAGAAAACTTATTAATTTTAAATATATCATCTTTAATGTATTGTATTCGCCGTTGTTGTGAATTAAAAGCATCTATAGTTTCAATTGATGAATACGATCAAGGTATTAGAAGTTCACTTAATCTTGGGCACACTTATGGTCATGCCATCGAATCTTATTTAAATTACAAAAAATGGTCTCATGGTGAAGCTGTAGCTGCAGGTATCATGATAGCAACAAATACTGCTTTACGTTTAAAGCAACTCAATTACAGCGCCGCAGAACGTATAAAACAATTATTAATACGTGCTGGTCTGCCTATACACGGCCCAAAAGAAATGACACCCAATAATTATCTAAGATACATGACACGCGATAAAAAATCAATATCAGGACAACTTAATTTAGTTTTGCCTGTCTCCATAGGATGCGTAAAGACTATTTCTAACGTAAACCACAAATTAGTATCTCTATCTATCGAAGACACTTATAGCTAA
- the yigL gene encoding sugar/pyridoxal phosphate phosphatase YigL, with translation MFRIVASDLDGTLLTPNHRLTPFTKKILKLLTDHKIHFIFATGRHHTNVMSIRDNLKINIYMITSNGARIHNADGKLISSYNLETAIVSDLLSVAHYDSEIITNIFRNDQWLINRSVSNQNYFTNGYESNYCIYQKDTLSLDKICKVYFTSNNCQRLLSLEKELNARWNHHVNISFSLPTCLEVMPGGVSKGHALAQVVKLLGYQLKDCISFGDGMNDKEMLSMTGKGCIMSNAQQRLKDTLPLLEIIGNNKNDAVPHYLKRLYLNKLPNISLIK, from the coding sequence ATGTTTCGCATCGTTGCGTCTGATTTAGACGGCACCCTGCTAACACCAAATCACCGATTAACACCCTTCACTAAAAAGATTTTGAAACTATTAACTGATCATAAAATTCATTTTATTTTTGCTACCGGCCGACATCACACAAATGTCATGAGCATCCGTGATAATTTAAAAATCAACATCTACATGATTACTTCTAATGGAGCCAGAATACACAATGCTGATGGAAAATTAATTTCCTCTTATAATTTAGAGACAGCAATTGTCTCTGACTTACTATCCGTAGCACATTATGATTCTGAAATTATTACTAATATTTTCCGCAATGATCAGTGGTTGATCAATCGATCAGTATCAAATCAAAATTATTTTACTAACGGATATGAATCTAATTATTGTATTTATCAGAAAGATACATTATCCTTAGATAAGATCTGTAAAGTATATTTTACTAGTAATAATTGCCAACGGTTATTATCTTTAGAAAAGGAATTAAACGCACGATGGAATCATCATGTTAATATTAGTTTTTCACTTCCAACATGCCTTGAAGTAATGCCAGGAGGAGTTTCTAAAGGCCATGCTTTGGCGCAAGTGGTTAAATTATTAGGATATCAACTTAAAGATTGCATCTCATTTGGTGATGGTATGAACGACAAAGAAATGTTATCAATGACAGGAAAAGGGTGTATAATGAGTAACGCACAACAACGACTAAAAGATACACTTCCATTACTAGAAATTATTGGAAATAATAAAAATGATGCAGTTCCCCACTATTTAAAACGTCTTTATCTCAATAAACTACCTAATATATCTTTGATAAAATAA
- the asd gene encoding aspartate-semialdehyde dehydrogenase has translation MKNIGFVGWRGMVGSVLMNRMQEERDFSYFHSTFLSTSQIGKYAPSIQGKQELFLQDAYNIELLNSLDIIITCQGSTYSNIIYPKLRKTGWAGYWIDSASSLRMNDDAIIILDPVNQVFIEKSLNNGIKTFIGGNCTVSLMLMSLGGLFSKNLIEWVFASTYQAASGYGARAMRELLIQMGQVYNTVTDFLTSSTATILDIEHTITKFSKTDSLLVDCFKVPLVGNVIPWIGNYMCDGQTQEEWKGQAETNKILNTSESITVDSLCVRVGSLRCHSQAFVLKLKKDICLTEIEELIQSHNEWVKVIPNDMKQSLENLTPIMVSGTLEIPIGRLRKLHTSNKHIAAFSVGDQLLWGAAEPLRRMLRQLL, from the coding sequence ATGAAAAATATTGGGTTTGTTGGTTGGAGAGGAATGGTAGGTTCAGTATTAATGAACCGTATGCAAGAAGAACGTGATTTTAGCTATTTTCACTCAACGTTTCTTTCTACGTCCCAAATAGGAAAATACGCTCCAAGCATTCAAGGAAAACAGGAACTATTTTTACAAGATGCTTATAATATAGAACTTCTTAATTCCTTAGATATTATCATTACATGTCAAGGTAGCACATATAGTAATATTATTTATCCAAAATTAAGAAAAACCGGATGGGCGGGATATTGGATTGATAGCGCTTCGTCTTTAAGAATGAATGATGATGCAATTATTATCTTAGATCCTGTCAACCAAGTATTTATAGAAAAAAGTCTAAATAATGGCATCAAAACATTTATAGGTGGAAATTGTACTGTAAGTTTAATGTTAATGTCTTTAGGTGGATTATTTTCTAAAAATTTAATTGAATGGGTTTTTGCGTCCACTTATCAAGCAGCTTCTGGATACGGAGCGCGAGCCATGAGAGAACTATTAATACAAATGGGTCAAGTGTACAATACAGTAACTGATTTCTTAACCTCTTCTACGGCAACAATTCTAGATATTGAACATACAATTACTAAATTTAGCAAAACTGATTCTTTATTAGTAGATTGTTTTAAAGTTCCTTTAGTAGGCAACGTTATCCCATGGATTGGTAATTATATGTGCGACGGTCAAACTCAAGAAGAATGGAAAGGTCAAGCAGAAACTAATAAAATTCTCAATACTTCCGAAAGTATAACAGTAGATAGTTTATGTGTACGTGTTGGATCATTACGTTGTCATAGTCAAGCATTCGTCTTAAAACTTAAGAAAGATATATGTCTTACAGAAATAGAAGAACTTATTCAGTCCCATAATGAATGGGTGAAAGTTATTCCAAATGATATGAAACAATCACTAGAAAATTTAACTCCTATAATGGTTTCCGGAACGCTTGAAATACCAATTGGTCGACTACGCAAATTGCATACCAGCAACAAACATATTGCAGCTTTTAGCGTGGGTGACCAATTACTTTGGGGGGCGGCTGAACCATTAAGAAGAATGTTACGGCAACTATTATAA
- the corA gene encoding magnesium/cobalt transporter CorA, giving the protein MFNIFQLKNNHLLRVDEKEKISFLNNIVWVDVINPNNDEYSYIQNILLHQKINFFKLKDINKTIRFFQDKNGLHIRSFFFSYDEKEQINNSIVSFTIYNGCLFTSRKEEFPAFYTYQQYLHNHLLIDGNAYELLLNLFEVKIDDLANKIEHIYSTLETLSFVIMNGQQIDEYDHALSDLAALENIGWKIRVNLLDSERAIKFLIRKVKLPITQRQYAKEILNDIALLLPHNEYVFHQISSLTQSAMGFINIEQNRIIKIFSVVFLPPTLIASSYGMNFEFMPELQWSFGYPSAIILMILAGLAPYIYFKYKNWL; this is encoded by the coding sequence ATGTTTAACATATTTCAATTAAAAAATAATCATTTACTCCGCGTTGATGAAAAAGAAAAAATATCATTTTTAAACAATATTGTTTGGGTAGATGTAATAAATCCAAATAACGATGAATACAGTTATATACAAAATATATTACTTCACCAAAAAATAAATTTTTTTAAACTAAAAGATATCAATAAAACTATACGTTTTTTTCAAGATAAAAATGGACTACATATCCGTTCTTTTTTCTTTTCATATGACGAAAAAGAACAAATAAATAACTCTATTGTATCCTTTACCATATATAATGGATGTCTATTCACTTCACGAAAAGAAGAATTTCCAGCATTTTATACATATCAACAATACTTGCATAATCATTTGTTAATAGATGGAAACGCCTATGAATTATTATTAAATTTATTTGAAGTAAAAATTGACGATCTAGCAAACAAAATAGAGCATATTTACTCCACTTTAGAAACATTAAGTTTTGTCATCATGAATGGACAACAAATTGATGAATATGACCATGCGCTTTCTGATTTAGCTGCATTAGAAAACATAGGCTGGAAAATTCGTGTTAATTTACTAGATTCTGAAAGAGCAATAAAATTTTTAATACGCAAAGTGAAACTGCCCATAACACAACGACAATATGCTAAGGAAATTTTGAACGATATTGCATTATTGTTACCCCACAACGAATACGTATTTCATCAGATTAGTTCTTTAACTCAATCAGCGATGGGGTTTATTAATATCGAACAAAATAGAATCATAAAAATTTTTTCAGTAGTTTTTTTACCTCCAACTTTAATAGCATCCAGTTATGGAATGAATTTTGAATTTATGCCAGAATTGCAGTGGTCATTTGGTTATCCTAGCGCCATTATTTTAATGATTTTAGCAGGATTAGCTCCGTATATCTATTTTAAATATAAAAATTGGTTATAA
- a CDS encoding anthranilate synthase component II — MNKILIIDNYDSFTWNLYQYFQEMGGIVEVKRHDALSIIDIERLSPERLVISPGPGTPDDAGISLDAIYYFHNKIPILGVCLGHQAIAQFFGAKLKSAQKIMHGKTSLIHHNESGIFTKIIQPLNVVRYHSLVIDSNTVPNCLEVTAWSNNTTHTDHNQYSEIMGIRHRKLAIEGVQFHPESILSEQGHRILANFMKY, encoded by the coding sequence ATGAATAAAATTCTTATTATTGATAATTATGATTCCTTCACTTGGAATCTTTATCAATACTTTCAAGAAATGGGTGGTATAGTAGAAGTCAAAAGACACGATGCTTTAAGTATTATAGATATTGAACGGTTATCTCCTGAACGTTTAGTGATTTCTCCTGGACCTGGAACCCCGGATGATGCTGGTATTTCTTTGGATGCTATTTATTATTTTCACAATAAAATACCTATCCTTGGAGTATGCCTTGGTCATCAAGCTATAGCCCAATTTTTCGGAGCTAAGTTAAAATCTGCACAAAAAATAATGCACGGTAAAACTTCTTTAATTCATCACAACGAAAGCGGGATATTTACTAAAATCATACAACCTTTAAATGTAGTACGATATCATTCCTTAGTAATAGATTCAAATACTGTTCCAAATTGCTTAGAAGTAACCGCATGGAGCAATAATACTACACATACCGATCATAATCAATATAGTGAAATTATGGGAATACGCCATCGTAAATTAGCTATAGAAGGTGTGCAGTTTCATCCAGAAAGCATATTAAGTGAACAAGGACATCGCATCCTGGCTAATTTCATGAAATATTAA